A genome region from Bifidobacteriaceae bacterium includes the following:
- a CDS encoding ABC transporter permease: MTALTPLDQRAAAWRAWAGRAAASGPGRSLAAIGFGLVLSFLIMVVITPNPGTAFGEFVFGSFRDAYSFGTMLSVATILTVTGYAVATAFKSGAFNIGAEGQVYCGGLTAAVVSHELSGLGAGSIPISLAAAAAAGLAFMAIPALLRVYLGVDEVVTTMMSSYIAMDVTRYLVKSRFKAPDSGALETRRLPRETWLPRLLDESNLNAGLFIALAVGAAFWLVFTKTRLGLRLRIVGLQPAFAENVGISPEKLLLGGLAASGALAGLAGGMAVIGISHNFIDSFSPQYGFLGITVALIGRLHPAGIVAAAVLYGTMITGATSMQTVSAVPFSLVYVLQGILILLITARGLRRKGGNG, encoded by the coding sequence ATGACCGCGCTGACGCCTCTTGACCAACGGGCGGCGGCGTGGCGGGCTTGGGCCGGCCGGGCGGCCGCCAGCGGCCCGGGGAGGTCGCTGGCGGCAATCGGGTTCGGGCTGGTCCTGTCCTTCCTCATCATGGTCGTGATCACGCCCAACCCGGGCACCGCGTTCGGCGAGTTCGTCTTCGGCTCCTTTAGGGACGCGTACTCGTTCGGAACCATGCTGTCGGTGGCGACCATTCTGACCGTCACCGGATACGCCGTCGCGACGGCGTTCAAGTCCGGGGCGTTCAACATTGGCGCCGAGGGCCAGGTCTACTGCGGCGGTTTGACGGCCGCCGTCGTCTCCCACGAACTCAGCGGGTTGGGCGCCGGGTCCATCCCGATCTCGCTGGCGGCGGCCGCGGCGGCGGGGCTGGCGTTCATGGCCATCCCGGCGCTGTTGCGGGTTTACCTGGGCGTGGACGAGGTCGTCACCACCATGATGTCCTCCTACATCGCCATGGACGTGACCCGCTACCTGGTCAAGAGCCGGTTCAAGGCACCGGATTCGGGAGCGCTGGAAACCCGGCGGCTGCCGCGCGAGACCTGGCTGCCCCGCCTGCTCGACGAATCGAACCTCAACGCCGGCCTGTTCATCGCCCTGGCCGTGGGCGCGGCCTTCTGGCTGGTGTTCACCAAGACCAGGCTGGGGCTGCGGCTGCGGATCGTGGGACTGCAACCGGCGTTCGCGGAGAACGTCGGGATCTCGCCGGAGAAGCTGCTGCTGGGCGGCCTGGCGGCCTCGGGGGCGTTGGCCGGCCTGGCCGGGGGCATGGCGGTGATCGGGATCAGCCACAACTTCATCGACTCGTTCTCCCCGCAATACGGCTTCCTTGGGATCACGGTGGCGCTGATCGGCCGGTTGCACCCGGCGGGAATCGTCGCGGCCGCCGTCCTCTACGGCACCATGATCACCGGCGCCACCTCCATGCAGACCGTCTCGGCGGTGCCGTTCTCCTTGGTTTACGTGCTCCAGGGAATCCTGATCCTGCTGATCACGGCGCGGGGGCTGCGCCGCAAAGGGG
- a CDS encoding ABC transporter ATP-binding protein — protein MDIQSEPLLSMEGISKTFGSLRAVDNVSLRVRAGEVHALLGENGAGKSTLMNCLFGLCRPDSGKIKIAGREVAVGGPKAAIAHGVGMVHQHFKLIGSLTVADNVFMGRERTAGGVLTRRGAQRREVRALAERHGMEADPEALVSSLSIGARQRVEILRALSQEVKILVLDEPTAVLAPQEVEALFLTLRRFVAAGLGIVLISHHLSEVLAVADRVSVLRGGRLVAEKPVSAVDEHELAELIVGKTLPRERPPSARGKPGAAVLSVEELRVTDSRGKRMVDGVGFEVRAGEIVGVAGIAGNGQSELAEAISGIRQPDRGRVMVGGQDVAGRPPAFGRRCGVAHIPEDRNGRGLGMSLPVAENLALARLGGRKLGWPFLRRAAVAANARELIDEFGIKVASLDMLAQRLSGGNAQKVVLARELSASPAVIIACEPVRGLDVAATEFVNAQMIRHRDRGAGVLLICSELPEVLGLADRVLVMFQGRIVGEFADRRPTELEVGKLMLGLGT, from the coding sequence ATGGACATCCAATCAGAGCCGTTGCTCTCAATGGAAGGCATCTCCAAGACGTTTGGCTCGCTGCGGGCGGTCGACAACGTCAGTCTGCGCGTGCGCGCCGGAGAAGTCCACGCGCTCTTGGGTGAGAACGGGGCGGGCAAATCCACGCTGATGAACTGCTTGTTCGGCCTTTGCCGGCCAGATTCCGGCAAGATCAAGATCGCCGGCCGGGAGGTGGCGGTGGGCGGCCCCAAAGCCGCCATCGCCCACGGCGTGGGCATGGTCCACCAGCACTTCAAGCTGATCGGGTCGCTGACCGTGGCCGACAACGTGTTCATGGGCCGGGAAAGGACCGCCGGCGGCGTGTTGACCCGGCGGGGCGCCCAGCGCCGCGAGGTTCGGGCTCTGGCCGAGCGCCATGGCATGGAGGCGGACCCGGAGGCGCTGGTCTCCTCGCTCTCGATCGGCGCCCGGCAGCGGGTCGAAATCCTCCGGGCGCTGAGCCAGGAGGTAAAGATCCTGGTGCTGGACGAGCCCACCGCCGTGCTGGCCCCGCAAGAGGTCGAGGCGTTGTTCCTGACGCTGCGCCGATTTGTCGCGGCCGGGCTGGGGATTGTCCTGATCTCTCACCACCTGTCGGAAGTGTTGGCCGTCGCGGACCGGGTCTCGGTCTTGCGCGGCGGCCGGCTGGTGGCGGAAAAGCCGGTCTCGGCGGTGGACGAGCACGAACTGGCCGAACTGATTGTGGGCAAGACGCTGCCCCGCGAGCGGCCGCCCAGCGCACGGGGCAAACCCGGCGCGGCGGTGCTGTCCGTGGAGGAACTGCGGGTCACCGACTCGCGGGGCAAACGCATGGTGGACGGAGTCGGTTTCGAGGTGCGCGCCGGCGAGATCGTGGGAGTCGCCGGCATTGCCGGCAACGGCCAGAGCGAATTGGCGGAGGCCATTTCCGGCATCCGTCAACCGGACCGGGGGCGGGTGATGGTCGGGGGCCAAGACGTCGCCGGGCGTCCGCCCGCCTTCGGGCGGCGCTGCGGCGTTGCGCACATCCCCGAAGACCGCAACGGCCGCGGGCTTGGCATGTCGCTGCCGGTCGCGGAAAACCTGGCCTTGGCCCGGCTGGGGGGCCGCAAACTTGGTTGGCCTTTCCTGCGGCGCGCGGCGGTGGCCGCCAACGCGCGGGAACTGATCGACGAATTCGGGATCAAAGTGGCGAGCCTGGACATGCTGGCCCAGCGTCTGTCGGGAGGCAACGCGCAGAAGGTGGTGCTCGCCCGCGAGTTGTCCGCCAGCCCGGCCGTGATCATCGCGTGCGAACCGGTGCGGGGACTGGACGTCGCCGCCACCGAATTCGTCAACGCGCAAATGATCCGCCACCGCGACCGCGGGGCCGGCGTCCTGTTGATCTGTTCGGAACTGCCCGAAGTGCTTGGACTGGCGGACCGCGTCCTGGTCATGTTCCAGGGGCGGATTGTCGGCGAATTCGCCGACCGGCGCCCCACCGAGCTTGAAGTCGGCAAACTCATGCTGGGGCTGGGAACATGA